A region from the Cryptosporangium arvum DSM 44712 genome encodes:
- a CDS encoding metal ABC transporter solute-binding protein, Zn/Mn family, whose product MVASRSRWTLGAVGLATVATLVAGCGSSDDGATTAASDGAKSTQVVASTNVYGDIVKQIAGDSSKVEITSIISDPSQDPHSYEANTQTQLKLSKADLVIENGGGYDDFMDTMLKSANNGDATVLNAVEVSGKTAPADGELNEHVWYDLPSIEKLVPKITEALSAADTSEKATFEANAKTFLGKVQQLESAAAAIKAKHNGEGAAITEPVPVYLLQASGLVDKTPEEFSEAVEEGTDVPAAVLQETLGLFTAKQVKVLAYNEQTAGPESDKVVAAAKSAGVPVVAVTETLPPGKDYVSWMSGMLSSLQTALG is encoded by the coding sequence ATGGTGGCCTCACGAAGTCGATGGACGTTAGGCGCGGTCGGCCTGGCTACCGTCGCGACGCTGGTGGCGGGCTGCGGTTCGTCGGACGACGGGGCCACGACCGCCGCGTCCGACGGTGCGAAGAGCACTCAGGTCGTCGCCTCGACGAACGTCTACGGCGACATCGTCAAGCAGATCGCCGGAGACTCGTCCAAGGTCGAGATCACCTCGATCATCAGCGACCCCTCACAGGACCCGCACTCGTACGAGGCGAACACCCAGACCCAGTTGAAGCTGTCGAAGGCCGACCTCGTCATCGAGAACGGTGGTGGTTACGACGACTTCATGGACACGATGCTCAAGAGCGCGAACAACGGCGACGCCACCGTGCTCAACGCGGTCGAGGTCTCCGGAAAGACCGCGCCCGCGGACGGTGAGCTGAACGAGCACGTCTGGTACGACCTGCCGTCGATCGAGAAGCTCGTCCCCAAGATCACCGAGGCGCTGAGCGCCGCGGACACGTCCGAGAAGGCCACGTTCGAGGCCAACGCGAAGACTTTCCTCGGCAAGGTCCAGCAGCTGGAGAGCGCCGCGGCCGCGATCAAGGCGAAGCACAACGGTGAGGGCGCGGCGATCACCGAGCCGGTCCCGGTCTACCTCCTGCAGGCCAGCGGCCTGGTCGACAAGACCCCGGAGGAGTTCAGCGAGGCCGTTGAAGAAGGCACCGATGTCCCGGCGGCCGTGCTCCAGGAAACCCTCGGTCTCTTCACCGCCAAGCAGGTCAAGGTACTCGCCTACAACGAGCAGACTGCCGGGCCGGAGTCGGACAAGGTCGTGGCCGCCGCGAAGTCCGCCGGTGTCCCGGTCGTCGCGGTCACCGAGACCCTGCCGCCGGGCAAGGACTACGTGAGCTGGATGAGCGGCATGCTGTCCTCGCTCCAGACCGCCCTCGGCTGA
- a CDS encoding YcaO-like family protein, with amino-acid sequence MNSRIDPRVVAALVDERTGILRRVERRPVPAHVPRSFTLVRSVIADSSAFSDWVSDTAGAGYTFGDPDAALAAAVGEGIERYCAHLIPPGLRVARHRDVDGDAIDPATIALYSRDQYAQPGFPFAPLDADTVTEWADGADLLDRRPMAVPAALVWPGHHRLADRPLAPVLQAGLAAGPTRQIAEQHALAEVIERDAMTLGWTGRAGLRPVEPPPWLSRLARGPHRRLEASFLAFPNEFDVPVIGALLSDPETGRLGLGTGCRSGPVAAALKALGEALQLLLLLGEYDDPAGPFAAAARHPTSPLSPWRADRSYLAQRRDDLRDVVDYGAHLQLALDPAYQKRFADELAEAVRDRTPWALPDEDTGDTPDLVRRSAERGHRPVSVDLTTPDVRSAGLTVVRVVVPGLYGNAAAGLPFLGGERMRRALNGRPYRALPLPH; translated from the coding sequence ATGAACAGCCGGATCGACCCACGGGTCGTCGCCGCGCTGGTCGACGAGCGGACCGGCATCCTCCGCCGGGTCGAGCGCCGACCCGTCCCGGCCCACGTGCCGCGGTCGTTCACGCTCGTCCGGTCCGTCATTGCCGACAGCTCCGCGTTCAGCGACTGGGTCAGCGACACCGCCGGCGCCGGGTACACGTTCGGTGATCCGGACGCCGCTCTCGCCGCGGCCGTCGGCGAAGGCATCGAGCGGTACTGCGCCCACCTGATCCCGCCCGGCTTACGCGTGGCGCGCCATCGCGACGTGGACGGCGACGCGATCGACCCGGCCACGATCGCCCTCTACTCCCGCGACCAGTACGCCCAGCCCGGCTTTCCCTTCGCGCCCCTGGACGCTGACACCGTCACCGAGTGGGCCGACGGCGCGGACCTCCTCGACCGCCGCCCGATGGCGGTTCCCGCCGCGCTCGTCTGGCCCGGCCATCACCGGCTGGCCGACCGTCCACTCGCACCCGTGCTGCAGGCGGGACTGGCGGCCGGCCCGACCCGGCAGATCGCCGAGCAGCACGCGCTGGCCGAGGTGATCGAGCGGGACGCGATGACGCTGGGCTGGACCGGGCGGGCGGGCCTGCGGCCGGTGGAGCCGCCGCCGTGGCTGTCCCGGCTCGCGCGCGGTCCGCATCGTCGGCTGGAAGCGTCGTTCCTGGCGTTCCCGAACGAGTTCGACGTGCCGGTGATCGGGGCGCTGCTCTCCGACCCGGAGACCGGCCGGCTCGGCCTGGGCACCGGCTGCCGTTCCGGGCCGGTCGCCGCCGCGCTCAAGGCGCTGGGCGAGGCCCTCCAACTCCTGTTGCTGCTGGGTGAGTACGACGACCCGGCCGGGCCATTCGCCGCAGCAGCCAGGCACCCGACCAGCCCGCTCAGCCCGTGGCGCGCCGACCGCTCCTACCTCGCGCAGCGCCGCGACGACCTTCGCGACGTCGTCGACTACGGCGCCCACCTGCAACTCGCGCTCGACCCGGCCTATCAGAAGCGGTTCGCCGACGAGCTGGCCGAAGCCGTGCGGGACCGGACGCCGTGGGCACTGCCCGACGAAGACACCGGGGATACGCCGGACCTGGTACGTCGCTCGGCCGAGCGCGGGCACCGGCCGGTGTCGGTCGATCTGACGACCCCGGACGTTCGGTCGGCCGGGCTGACCGTCGTTCGGGTCGTCGTTCCCGGGTTGTACGGCAACGCCGCCGCGGGCCTGCCCTTCCTCGGCGGTGAGCGGATGCGCCGCGCGCTGAACGGGCGTCCGTACCGGGCGCTGCCGCTGCCGCACTGA
- a CDS encoding Fur family transcriptional regulator: MAEGTLAGMRTTRQRTAVHAFLKETPEFRSAQQIYTALRARGVELGLATVYRTLQTLAEAGEVDAVHGVHGEQMYRHCTPVHHHHLICRSCLATIEVTAPASEAWVDAVVRDSGFTDVSHRVEMFGTCADCAAVGTKPRPRIEPGAQSQTAPPGARRPAATGRRSGPGTPGGAQAAVTTGVRDGRARAEDQPRRCRRAPMSQQTR; this comes from the coding sequence ATGGCCGAGGGAACGCTTGCGGGAATGCGCACGACCAGGCAGCGCACGGCGGTGCACGCGTTCCTCAAGGAGACGCCGGAGTTCCGCAGCGCCCAGCAGATCTACACGGCGCTGCGGGCTCGTGGTGTGGAGCTGGGCCTGGCGACCGTGTACCGCACTTTGCAGACGCTGGCCGAAGCCGGTGAGGTCGACGCGGTCCACGGCGTACACGGGGAGCAGATGTACCGCCATTGCACGCCGGTGCATCACCATCACCTGATCTGCCGGTCCTGCCTGGCAACCATCGAGGTCACCGCGCCGGCCAGTGAGGCCTGGGTCGACGCGGTGGTGCGCGACAGCGGCTTCACCGACGTCAGTCACCGGGTCGAGATGTTCGGAACCTGCGCCGATTGCGCCGCCGTCGGCACGAAGCCCCGCCCCCGGATCGAGCCGGGCGCCCAGTCGCAGACGGCACCGCCGGGCGCCCGGCGACCAGCCGCCACGGGCCGACGATCCGGCCCGGGGACGCCCGGCGGCGCTCAGGCGGCGGTGACGACGGGAGTCCGCGACGGCAGGGCTCGTGCCGAGGACCAGCCTCGCCGCTGCCGCCGGGCACCGATGAGCCAGCAGACGAGGTAG
- a CDS encoding metal ABC transporter permease: MTVSVLADAPPSFWHQIFNFDDYGQLLALVHNSLIAGAVLGVVGGLAGVFVVMRDLPFAVHGISELSFAGASGALLLGANVVVGSLAGSVIAALLIGVLGSRARDRNSIIGVLMPFGLGLGVLFLALYKGRAANKFGLLTGQIVAVDTPQLSWLVGVSVVVLLGLLAIWRPLRFASLDAELAAARGVPVRLLSLAFMLLLGLAVAVAVQVVGALLVLSIIVTPAAAAARVTVAPARMVAFSVAFAVVSLLGGILLALGSSVPISPYVTTIAFAIYLVCWLIGARRQRRGWSSARALPSRTPVVTAA, translated from the coding sequence ATGACCGTCTCCGTCCTCGCCGACGCGCCTCCGAGCTTCTGGCACCAGATCTTCAACTTCGACGACTACGGCCAGCTGCTCGCGCTGGTGCACAACTCGCTCATCGCCGGCGCCGTCCTGGGTGTCGTCGGTGGGCTGGCCGGGGTGTTCGTCGTGATGCGCGACCTGCCGTTCGCCGTCCACGGCATCAGCGAGCTGTCGTTCGCCGGGGCGTCCGGAGCGCTGCTGCTCGGTGCGAACGTCGTCGTCGGGTCGCTGGCGGGGTCGGTGATCGCGGCCCTGCTGATCGGTGTGCTGGGCAGCCGGGCACGCGACCGGAACTCGATCATCGGCGTGCTCATGCCGTTCGGGCTCGGGCTCGGCGTCCTGTTCCTCGCGCTCTACAAAGGCCGTGCCGCGAACAAGTTCGGCTTGCTCACCGGGCAGATCGTGGCAGTCGACACCCCCCAGCTGTCCTGGCTGGTCGGTGTCTCGGTGGTCGTACTCCTGGGGCTGCTGGCGATCTGGCGACCGCTGCGCTTCGCCAGCCTCGACGCCGAGCTGGCCGCGGCCCGTGGGGTGCCGGTGCGGTTGCTCTCGCTGGCGTTCATGCTCCTGCTGGGACTGGCCGTGGCGGTGGCCGTCCAGGTCGTCGGCGCCCTGCTGGTACTGAGCATCATCGTGACGCCGGCCGCCGCAGCGGCGCGGGTGACCGTCGCGCCAGCCCGGATGGTGGCCTTCAGCGTCGCGTTCGCCGTGGTCTCGCTGCTCGGCGGGATCCTGCTCGCACTGGGCAGCAGCGTCCCGATCAGCCCGTACGTGACCACGATCGCGTTCGCGATCTACCTCGTCTGCTGGCTCATCGGTGCCCGGCGGCAGCGGCGAGGCTGGTCCTCGGCACGAGCCCTGCCGTCGCGGACTCCCGTCGTCACCGCCGCCTGA
- a CDS encoding metal ABC transporter ATP-binding protein: MAAPRNDLLEVRRATLAYGSRVIWQELDLAVRRGEFLAVLGANGSGKTSLLRVVLGLQPLSSGTVLVDGARPRRGSNAVGYVAQQRASDSPMPQRAKDLVGQGLDGHRWGIGLPGRDRERRIRAALDEVGALSYADWPIGALSGGEQQRVRIAQALVADPRLLLCDEPLSWLDVTSQQTISSLVDRWRREHDSAVLFVTHDINPVLPYVDRVLYMAGDGQHRLGTVDEVLTGDTLSALHGAPVDVVRLRDRIVIVGLPEAAHPHGAHPDPAHPDPAHPEPARPEKVHSA, encoded by the coding sequence ATGGCAGCCCCGAGAAACGACCTGCTGGAGGTCAGGCGAGCGACGCTCGCCTACGGTTCGCGGGTGATCTGGCAGGAGCTCGACCTGGCCGTGCGGCGGGGTGAGTTCCTGGCCGTGCTCGGCGCGAACGGGTCGGGAAAGACCAGCCTGCTCCGGGTCGTTCTCGGCCTCCAGCCGCTGAGCTCCGGCACCGTCCTGGTCGACGGGGCCCGACCGCGCCGCGGAAGTAACGCGGTCGGATACGTCGCGCAGCAGCGCGCCAGCGACTCGCCCATGCCGCAGCGGGCCAAGGACCTCGTCGGCCAGGGCCTCGACGGCCACCGGTGGGGTATCGGGCTCCCCGGCCGGGACCGGGAGCGACGGATCCGGGCCGCGCTGGACGAAGTCGGAGCGCTCAGCTACGCCGACTGGCCGATCGGCGCGCTCTCCGGCGGTGAACAGCAGCGCGTCCGGATCGCGCAGGCGCTCGTCGCCGACCCGCGATTACTGCTCTGCGACGAGCCGCTCTCCTGGTTGGACGTGACCAGCCAGCAGACGATCAGCAGCCTGGTCGATCGGTGGCGGCGGGAACACGACAGCGCGGTGCTGTTCGTGACCCACGACATCAACCCGGTGCTGCCCTACGTCGACCGCGTGCTCTACATGGCCGGCGACGGGCAGCACCGTCTCGGCACCGTCGACGAGGTACTGACCGGCGACACACTCAGCGCCCTGCACGGCGCGCCCGTCGATGTCGTCCGGTTGCGCGACCGCATCGTCATCGTCGGGCTGCCCGAAGCCGCCCATCCGCACGGGGCGCACCCGGACCCGGCGCACCCGGACCCGGCGCACCCCGAGCCGGCGCGCCCGGAGAAGGTGCACTCCGCATGA